In the genome of Paenibacillus sp. GP183, the window ATGATGGTGCAAACATCATCGTGTTCGAGCATGGTATATATGGGGAGCGAGTCGTGGGCGGAATCCAGAATTGCCTCTCCGAACTTCCAATGTGGGTACCAGTGGCGTAGCTCTTGGTACCCGCATATCCAAGACACCGAGTCGTGCTGACTTGCGCGGAAATAGCGCAAATAGATGGGTAAATCATGAGGGCTGTCCGCGGCGCAAAACACGTAAAGCGTTCGGCCGAAGTAGTACTTTTCACGGTAGCTGTCCCAGCCCCAATTGGCGTCGGGATCTGAGAACTGCCGCTTACAGCCGCACTTCCAGTTTCCGCCTTTGCGGCAGTCACAAAGGAATTTGCCGAAGGAACGGGCGCCTGTTTCAACCGCAGAACCATCACCAATGACACTAAGCGCGTTCGTATCACCAAGCAATCCTATGGTGGCAGAGGGTAGGACGAATTGGGATTGAAACAATCGCTGAAGAAGATCATGCTCTTTTGAAGCGTAATGAATGGAACCTGCAGAACGCAGCACACGAGCGACAAGCTTGTCGGTAATCTTCGGATTTCTAGGGTCGAGTTTTTCGTTCTTCTTGCCTTTCTCGCGCGGCTTGCGAAGCGGCCTTTTGTTTCGGCCGGTTTTGTGAGCGCCCTCCGAGAGCCAAAGACGACGGAAGAAATCATAGAAGGTTCCCACGCCAGGCGTGTCATCTTTGATAAAGCCGCTAAGGATGGCGTAGACAGGAAGAGTTCGCAGCTTGTAGACCCAATCGTCGATGCTTACCACCTGAAGCTTGTGCATGAGAAGCAAGCTGCGAAGAAGATCCGCGGGGTCGCGAGGTTTACGGCCTTTGGGACTTGCTGAGTATCTGTGTTTCAAGAGAGAAGTCGTTTGGGACAAATCGATTGCCGACACCCAGTTGATGAGATCTGAGTAGAATTGCTGCATAAATTCGGGACTGTACTCCTTTTTCAAATGCTCGACGGCAAAACGAATAAATGCTGAATGGGATCGCGGGACTGGAAGCAATAAAAACACCCAATTCTCAGTAAGATAGGCGAAAAAAGATGCCTTCCTGGCGATTATTAAGGTGATTTGGAAATGTCAAGGGAAATTTTCGTCCGCCCCTATTTTTTGAGGTGAAACGAAAAAAGCCCTAGCCGTGAGGCTAGAACCAGTAAGGGATTTTGTTATTCCGAGAAGCTATATAAAAATATTGAGGTGAGTAAAGCAGAACTGGATTCAAAATAAGAAGAAATTCGAGATATTATTTACCGATATGGTGGTGATGTAATTCCTCGATCAATTCCTGAAGTGCAGCGCGCTCTTCTTTCGCCAGTTGCAATTCCTCTTTAACAAGGGTCAATTCTTCCATAACCGTATCGTGCGTTTCATTTAATACCCGTTCTTGATTTTCTCCCGCTTTCGTAGCCACATAGCCCAATATCGGCAGGGCTACACCTTGGAATATACTTTGTACAATGTATTGAACCCATCCTACCAGATCGGTTGGATGCTGAAAGAAAAGTGGTACTATGACAAGCGCAAAAATGAGGTAAAAACAACCCATTGTAGAAAGGAGTATTGCCAGCTTATTACCTAACCAATCATTAAAATGTCTCATCAATGAAGCTCTCCTTTGCATCAGATATAACAGTATTGTATCAAAAATCCTTAGATATTGCCTATTGGAAACAGGTCAAAAAAATAACTATATAGACGGCATTTAAGAATCCTACATTTGGACGCATAGTCGATCGATAATGTTCATTGGTTCTTTACTGATTTCATCCATGAAGGATTTTACGGCATTCCTAATTTCATTCGTTGTTGAAAAGAAGACATTGTAAATGACAGATTGTTTAAGCCATCCCCACAGACCCTCCACAATGTTGAATTCAGGGCTATATGGGGGAAGGAACATTAATTCCAATTTCCCGGCGTTTTGATCAAGAAAGGGCTGGAGTAATTTGGCGTGATGGATTCTTGCATTATCCAAAACTATGATGGTCTTGCCTTCAGGGTATTTACTGATAACGTTCTGCAAAAACGATAGAAACACCTGTGCATCGTATTGCTCATGTTCTTCCCAGTAAATATCACCTGTCTCGTAATCAAGTGTAGCCAGTAACTTGGCGCCACGCTGCTTTCCGTAGGTAGGGATGATTTTTTGCTGGCCTTTGGGAAACCAGGTGCTCATTAACGCCTGATAATCTCGAATCATGCTTTCATCTTCAAACAAGATCCGATCAATTTCGCGGTTTAGTAATTTTTTTTACCACTTCGAATTCTTGTTTGAATACTTCCTGCTGCTCAGGATTAGCTTTGGCCATCGTGTAAGTAGGTCTTGTGTGAGCGAAGCCCAATCGGTATAGAAGTTCCCTGGTTCCTCGTTCGGAGTATTCGACTTGGAATTCGTTCTTGATCCACTTCCGGACAATTCCCGATGTCCAGTTCATTTTTGCAGGGAACCCAACGTCAACCGGCTTTTTTTCAACCAAGGTACGATACAGAACCTGCTCCTGTTCTAGCGTAAGTAGGGCAGGTCGCCCTGGAGAGTGCTCCATATTCAACCCTTCCAATCCGGAAGTACAGTAGTCTTGGATGTAGTTTCCGATTGTATCGAGACCACGGTCGAGAATCTCGGTGATGTTCTTCCGACTATAGCCCGAGAGGAGTAAGCAAATGCAAAGATATCGTTCGTATAACCTTTTATCATTTGTTTCACGCATCGCGCGTTTCACTTCATCAAGCCGTGTTTCTATATCTTCAAAAGCAAGGATCTTAGGCATTTGAAGTCACTCCTCTAAACGGTTAAATATCGTCTAGAGAACTAATTAAACATCCAGAGCCTATTCCCTTTATTTGGGTTCAATGTTGCCGTCTATATATCAAGAAGCCGTGAAAATAAACTAATAAACTGCGATCTATCCTAGTTGATATGAAATACTTATATGTTTAAAATGAACAAATCTGATCTTTTACATTTTTTTCATAGTTCATATAATGTTCCAGTTCCTTAGTATCTAACTACCTATGGTTCTGGCAATCCCGGGTTGTCAAGCAAATAACTGTACGTACATTAGTAAAATAAGTTTTTAATCTTATTTTAATGTTTCATCTGAATTTCCTGTATAAGATTAGAGAGATAGTTAACCTATAAAAGTGGTGAAAAAAAATGCTTGTGAAATTGAAAAATCTGGATATCCTTATTTTATTCATATTAGCCTGCTTCTTGGTCATTAGTACAATTGTCATATACAGTGCGACCTATGGAACCAAATATCAGGGTTTGCACATCAACAATGCTGTAATGTTTCTAGTTTTACTCATTCCCATGCTTCTAATAGCATGCATGGATTATAGAATAATTGTCCGTCACTTATCTTGGATTTTATACGGAATATCCATCCTTCTCCTCGTGTACGTCATGTTTAAAGGGATGACCATCAATGGCTCCCGACGATGGATCAATCTGGGTATCATGCAATTTCAACCGTCCGAGTTGGCCAAAGTTTTTGTGATCCTCTTGGTAGCTAAACTACTTGAACAAAGAAAAGGGGATACTTTGCATTTATTTAAAGATATTCTTCCCATTGGGCTGCTAATAGCAATCCCCTTTTTTATTGTGCTTACCCAACCCGATCTCGGGACCTCCATTGTGTTTGTTTGTATTTTTTTAGGGATGCTTTGGATTGGGAATGTACGAATATCCCATTCGATCATAGGACTTGTTGGATTAGCTAGTATGATCGCGGGGATCACAGCTTTATATTTCTATAATTTCAGTCTGTTTTCCAAAATTGTAAAGCCTCATCAGCTGCACCGTATCCAAACATTCTTAAATCCAGCGAGTGATCCTAATCAAAGCTGGCACGTATTGAATTCAATCAAAGCTGTGGGTACAGGACAGTTTTTAGGCGAGGGATTCAAACACGGGAAGTTCGTACAAGCTGGTTTCATTCCATACGACTACGCAGACTCAATTTTTGTCGTCATTGGAGAGGAGTTTGGATTTGCGGGCTCGACGGTTCTTATTCTCTTATACTTTATTCTCATATATCAATTAGTCAAAATCGCAATGGATTGTGACGATTTGTCTGGGACTTATGTTGTGATTGGGGTCATATCCATGTTCACACTGCAAATATTCGAAAACATAGCCATGCATACCGGGCTGATGCCGCTAACGGGAATTGCTTTGCCTTTTATCAGTTACGGAGGAAGTTCACTCATGACGAATATGATTTCCATTGGTTTAGTCCTAAGTATTAAGATTCATGGAAAGAAACCTTTTTTGCTCGGAGATTAGCCAAAAATAAGAAGAAGGGGGAAACGAAATGACTGCCGCAAAGAGAGGAAAACCTGACTTTCTCTTTCTATTTCTGACCTTTTTGCTGGTCTCTTTTGGATTAGTCATGGTTTTTAGTGCAAGTGCAGCAACATCCATCATGAGGTACCACAGTGCTTGGTACTTTGAAAAAAGACAGTCCGTTTGGGCCATTACCGGAGTGATTTCGATGTTCATTTTTATGAATATTCCTTATAGAAAATTCGAAAAATGGGGCAAAATCTTATTTTTGGTTAGTCTTATTCTTTTAATACTCGTCGTGATTGTGGGTATTAATATTAATGGACATAAAAGCTGGTTCGGTATAGGATCCTTTGGAATTCAACCAACTGAATTCGCTAAAATTGCTTTAGTGCTTTATATAGCTGCCTTAATCCATAAAAAAGGTGAAAAATTTCAGCAATTTAAAAAGGGACTCTTACCTGTTATTCTACTTATGGGATTAGTAGCTGGGCTCATCATGCTTCAGCCTGATATTGGCTCTGTTATTGTCATACTTCTGGGTACCTCGATAGTTATTATTGTTGGCGGGGCTAATTTCAAGCATTTGCTAGCCATATTATTATGTGTTTCCCCAATAGCCTTGATAATCGTTTTAGCCAAAAGCTATCGAATACAAAGATTTACTTCTTTTTTGCATCCGTGGATCGATCCACAAGGAACCTCCTATCAGCTTGTTCAATCCTTGTATGCTTTTGGACATGGTGGAATCACTGGAACAGGATTTGGACTAGGTATAGAAAAGAATTTTTATCTGCCCGAAGCGCATACTGATTTTATTTTTTCAGTAATTGGAGAAGAATTTGGGTTTATAGGAGATGCCCTTTTTTTACTCATTTATGTACTGTTTTTATGGAGGGGTCTTCTCATTGCTGTTCGATGTGAGAATGTATTTGGAAGTTTAGCCGGAATAGGGATTATTTCTCTAATAGGCATTCAGACTCTTGTTAATTTAGGGGGGGTTACGGGCAGTATTCCTATAACGGGAGTACCACTTCCATTCATAAGCTATGGAGGTTCCTCCTTGCTGCTAAGCTTAACAAGCATTGGGATTTTGCTAAGCATTTCGCGTGAAAACAGAAGCACCCCCTGATTTACATAATCTTATTATTGAAAAACAATGAAATTGTTTACTACACAATAGCTTCAAAAACCAGATGTATAAACTGCGTTAATACGATGACCTACTATGGAGTAACCTTTTATAATGATAAATCTGATCATAAGTTACAACACGGCAGCAAAGTGATAACAAAGTCAGTAATAAAAATGTAAATGATTGGCGATGAGTTTAAATAGTTTTATTTTCAGTTTTTTAACATGGCATGAATTAAAGTGCTCACAGCTTTTTCTTAGTGACAGCTGCATGAATCGCTTTTTTAGCTGTAGTATTCATATGGGAAGCAGCAAAGCAGAGCCAGTAAAGCTAAACAATTGTCAAACGGAAAGATGACCTAGTACGAGTAATTTGTTAGAACCATCAAATTGAAAGTAGTAATTCTAAAATAATCAATCGTTTTGTCCTACGAAATGAATTAGTGGATGTATGATACAATAAAAATGAGTGGTTTTCGTTTATTCCATTAAATAGAGAAGGAAATACTACCATGCGCAAGATGATTGGTCCTGGAATTATTTTCTTATTTGCTATTTTCTCTTTCATTTTCGTTAAGTACGCCAATACGCCATTACCTTCACAGATAACTAATACGAATATGATAAAAACAGAAAAATCATTTCCAAATTCTAATACATTTTGGGGTTTAGATTACAGCATGAGCCCTTTGGTTCCCATTACCTTATCCAAAAAACAAATTGTTCCTACACCTACAGAGGAACCTGGGATTCCCGAAGTTCAAAGAATGGGCAAACTTCAATATTATCTCCAACAAATTCATACTGAAGCCGCTTGGGAAACTGTAAAAGACATTAGCGCCCCCCCACTTGTTATAGCCTTTGTAGATACGGGTGTTGATTTTCATCATCCTGATTTAAAAGATTATCTGCTTCAGGGAGTAAATCTGTTAGATCCTCTTTCCCCTCCTGATGATGATAATGGTCATGGTACGAATGTAGCAGGAATTTTAAAGGCTGTATCAGATAATAGTAAGATGAAAACTAGAACGCTCCTCATGCCCATTAAAGCTTTAGAGAGAAATGGTAAAGGTACTGAAGACAAGTTAAGTTCAGCAATCCGGTATGCTGTAGATCACAGTGCAAAAATCATTGTTTTGTCCGTAGGGTTAAATAGAAATTCCTCAAAGATTATAGATGCTGTGCAATACGCAGAGAATCATGATGTTTTACTCGTAGCTGCAACAGGAAACCATGGAACTAGCATTGAATACCCTGCCGCCTACTCTACCGTTTTGGCTGTTGGTGGATCTTCTACTGAAGACCTGGCAAAAGTAAAGTCAAATTGGGGCCCTGAAATTGATGTTATTGCACCTTGGTATGTGTACACCGCATTGAAAGGTGGGGGATATGGGTACAACGAAGGTACATCAATGGCAGCACCACAAGTAGCAGCTGTAGCGGCTCTGGCATGGTTGAAATATCCTTACATGAAACCTTATCAGATTCGTAATCTGATAAGGCAAACTGCTGATCATATTAGTCAGGATGGCTGGGATCCACATTCTGGATACGGTTTGTTAAGGGCAGATAAAGCTTTAATGATACCTTATGAAGAAGATATATTTCGTAATAATACATCAAAAGATAGAGCAGCCCCGTTATCGATTTCAAAAATGAGCTCTTTCGTATTTCACGGGAATAATCCAAAGTGGTTCTATATAGATTCCACCTATAATGGTACATTAAAATTAAAGTTTCAAACCGAAAGCAGTAAAAAATCGAACATCCAACTCATTTATTACCAAAATAAAGACCAAGATGGGAGTGCAACCTCACTCTTGGGTGAAAATGTTGAGTTCCCAGTCTCTAAAGGTAGAAGCTTCATCGAAGTACAGAATGTATCAGACCCATACAAAACAATACCTGTTCAATTAACAACGGAATTCAAGATTTATCGCGATCCTTTTGAAGATAACGATCGAATGTATAAAGCTTATACTCTCCCTTTTCGAAATCAAGAGATTACCGGAACTTTCGATCATGAACAGAACCAAGGCTGGTTCATGATGAATGTAGAACAGCTCGGTATTTTGAACCTAAAAGTTAGTACAGATACACCAAGAATTGACTTGGCCTTACAAATTATAAGATCGAATGACAAACCCATAATCATTGATAAAATGGGAGATGGCGAGTCCGAAACTACATCGTTACTTGTATCTCCTGGAAGTTACTATTTCAAAATCAGTAACGTCATTTCAGAACATACTTATCCTGTAGTAGGAGAATATAAATTTCAGATTGAATTTACTTCATCATAATTATTCCTCCTGCTTTGATATGTATTATTTTTGAAAATCGAAACATTAGATAAAAGTTCTAAAATGATCGTGCTTTTATAATTACGTTTTTTTGTTAATAAATGAATATGAGTTGTGCATCAATTTTGCTTACCTGTTATATGACCAGAACTATCTGTACTATATACATCGAAAAACTAAAAAAGGAATTTTCTATTTCTGTACCAACTAATTCCACCCATTTTTTTTGGAGTTACGGGTAATGTATATAAACCAGAAGCTGCTTCAAATAACAGGCAAACAAACAAGTACAGACAAAGCCCTGAGAGGTTAGTGAATGATGGAAGGCGGTATCACAACCGATAAGCTTAATGAGATACAAAGATTCTAAAACAATATTTTAACGTACAGGAGTATTCAGAACTGACATCGGTATTTAGTAAGTATTAGAGGAAAGATATTGATTACTCAAAACGAAATTATTCAAAATAAAGAGCTGGTCTATTTTATGCCAGCTTCATGTCCATCTTTCTAAGTTTTTTCACAAGCTCGATTTACTGTTGTTGAAAATCCGAGTTTGTATTGCGGTCTCCGACGACGACTGTAACATCCTGCTTTTGGCCGCTACGTAAAATTGATAATGTTAATTTGTCTCCAATTTTATTGGCTTGTACTTTTTTCGTAAGGTCAGTCGCATTGGTTACCTTATCTCCATTGACCGACACGATAACATCGTACTGCCTAATCCCTGCTTTAAATGCGGGTGTTCTAGGAGACACATTTTGTACTAAAGCTCCATCGGTGTTATCAAGCTGTAAATCACCTAGCCAATCTTTCTGAATATCCGCCACATAGACACCAATATACGGTATTGGCTCTTTCGGTATCTTCACATTGTTCTTTAAGTTATCCAAAACTTGCGATATCGTACTGGTTGGAATGGCAAAACCAATGCCCTGTGCCTGTGTACTAACAGCCGTGTTAATCCCGATGACTTCCCCATTGAGGTTCAGTAGCGGCCCTCCAGAGTTACCCGGATTAATTTTAGCATCCGTTTGCAATAAGTGTTTATAATTACGCGTACCCTTTGACTCCTGGATACTGATGGGGCGCTCCTTCGCAGAGAGAACACCTTTTGTAACTGTGTAATCAAAGTCATATGGGTTTCCGATCGCAATGACCCAGTCACCAACCTGAGTATCATCCGAACGACCAAACGGCAACGTTGGAAAATCTTTGTCTCCTTCAATTTTCAATGCGGCCAAATCCAAATCGTAGCTACTTCCAAGAAGTTTGGCTTTAAAAGGTTGATTATACCCTTGTATCGTAACGTCAATTTCATCGGCGCCATCAACAACGTGTTCATTTGTAAGAATGTATCCGGATTTCTCAAAAATAAAACCAGTCCCGATGCCGTTTGGTACTAAACTACCGACTTGCCTATCGCTTTGATTACTAATTTGGGACTTCATTTTTGTTTCAACTTTCACAACGGCTGGGACAGCCAGTTTTGCAATTTCGGAGAAGCTATTTGGACGAACAATGTCTAGCGATGCGGTTTTAGCACGACCGTTATTGGTACTCATCAAACTAGATAAGCTAGATGCATTCTCTGTTGCATGAGCATGGACCCCACCGGTAAACAAGTGTAATTTGTTGGAGACAAACATTAAGGTGCCTACGATAATCACGCCTACCATAAGTGCTCCCAGTGAGTTTAGGTACGGGCTAGGCCTACTCATTTGCCGTCTCCCGTTTTTATATTTAATTTGAACCTCAACAATCTTCTTGTTCAAATTCCGCAACCTAGATTCATTGTATCCTCTTTCTTTGTCATCCATATAACCCCTCCAATATCAATTTGCGACTTTTTGATTTTATTATAGAATGCAAAGCTTAATTGCACCTTAAAAAGAATAAAATGGAAGCGTAAATGTGAATATGAAAATGTTCGAATCCAATGTGTAAAACTCCTTCTTGATGATTTTCATTTCCATTGTGGCCCAGGCCCCAGCATCCCTTCAAAGAGCCCATAATTGTTCCAATAATTCTTTGTAGATTTCTGCAGTTCTATTTTCAATAAACTGTAATATTCTTATTTTCACATATTAAATCAATTTCCTTTGAACTGCCGTTTTTTCAATATCACCTATTTTGACACGACTAGCCAGCGCCATTGTAGACGAGTTAACCATTTATAAAGTTACTTCAGGCGTAACCGCATTCTGCTCAACAA includes:
- a CDS encoding S8 family serine peptidase — protein: MRKMIGPGIIFLFAIFSFIFVKYANTPLPSQITNTNMIKTEKSFPNSNTFWGLDYSMSPLVPITLSKKQIVPTPTEEPGIPEVQRMGKLQYYLQQIHTEAAWETVKDISAPPLVIAFVDTGVDFHHPDLKDYLLQGVNLLDPLSPPDDDNGHGTNVAGILKAVSDNSKMKTRTLLMPIKALERNGKGTEDKLSSAIRYAVDHSAKIIVLSVGLNRNSSKIIDAVQYAENHDVLLVAATGNHGTSIEYPAAYSTVLAVGGSSTEDLAKVKSNWGPEIDVIAPWYVYTALKGGGYGYNEGTSMAAPQVAAVAALAWLKYPYMKPYQIRNLIRQTADHISQDGWDPHSGYGLLRADKALMIPYEEDIFRNNTSKDRAAPLSISKMSSFVFHGNNPKWFYIDSTYNGTLKLKFQTESSKKSNIQLIYYQNKDQDGSATSLLGENVEFPVSKGRSFIEVQNVSDPYKTIPVQLTTEFKIYRDPFEDNDRMYKAYTLPFRNQEITGTFDHEQNQGWFMMNVEQLGILNLKVSTDTPRIDLALQIIRSNDKPIIIDKMGDGESETTSLLVSPGSYYFKISNVISEHTYPVVGEYKFQIEFTSS
- the ftsW gene encoding putative lipid II flippase FtsW, producing MTAAKRGKPDFLFLFLTFLLVSFGLVMVFSASAATSIMRYHSAWYFEKRQSVWAITGVISMFIFMNIPYRKFEKWGKILFLVSLILLILVVIVGININGHKSWFGIGSFGIQPTEFAKIALVLYIAALIHKKGEKFQQFKKGLLPVILLMGLVAGLIMLQPDIGSVIVILLGTSIVIIVGGANFKHLLAILLCVSPIALIIVLAKSYRIQRFTSFLHPWIDPQGTSYQLVQSLYAFGHGGITGTGFGLGIEKNFYLPEAHTDFIFSVIGEEFGFIGDALFLLIYVLFLWRGLLIAVRCENVFGSLAGIGIISLIGIQTLVNLGGVTGSIPITGVPLPFISYGGSSLLLSLTSIGILLSISRENRSTP
- a CDS encoding trypsin-like peptidase domain-containing protein produces the protein MDDKERGYNESRLRNLNKKIVEVQIKYKNGRRQMSRPSPYLNSLGALMVGVIIVGTLMFVSNKLHLFTGGVHAHATENASSLSSLMSTNNGRAKTASLDIVRPNSFSEIAKLAVPAVVKVETKMKSQISNQSDRQVGSLVPNGIGTGFIFEKSGYILTNEHVVDGADEIDVTIQGYNQPFKAKLLGSSYDLDLAALKIEGDKDFPTLPFGRSDDTQVGDWVIAIGNPYDFDYTVTKGVLSAKERPISIQESKGTRNYKHLLQTDAKINPGNSGGPLLNLNGEVIGINTAVSTQAQGIGFAIPTSTISQVLDNLKNNVKIPKEPIPYIGVYVADIQKDWLGDLQLDNTDGALVQNVSPRTPAFKAGIRQYDVIVSVNGDKVTNATDLTKKVQANKIGDKLTLSILRSGQKQDVTVVVGDRNTNSDFQQQ
- a CDS encoding DDE transposase, which encodes MQQFYSDLINWVSAIDLSQTTSLLKHRYSASPKGRKPRDPADLLRSLLLMHKLQVVSIDDWVYKLRTLPVYAILSGFIKDDTPGVGTFYDFFRRLWLSEGAHKTGRNKRPLRKPREKGKKNEKLDPRNPKITDKLVARVLRSAGSIHYASKEHDLLQRLFQSQFVLPSATIGLLGDTNALSVIGDGSAVETGARSFGKFLCDCRKGGNWKCGCKRQFSDPDANWGWDSYREKYYFGRTLYVFCAADSPHDLPIYLRYFRASQHDSVSWICGYQELRHWYPHWKFGEAILDSAHDSLPIYTMLEHDDVCTIIDLNLRRWSKLVQDDFTIGKDGVPICPIGRKMVHWGKLAKTHRRKWRCPAKCGNWICETPCSPSKYGRTFYTSTSDNPRLFPRIRRDSKEWRIRYAKRTAVERCNKRQKIDYKLENSKGRSSRHWTIRTTLIAMCQHADAWFEVTKKNKQIFAVKEWLEAASAA
- a CDS encoding IS630 family transposase (programmed frameshift), producing MPKILAFEDIETRLDEVKRAMRETNDKRLYERYLCICLLLSGYSRKNITEILDRGLDTIGNYIQDYCTSGLEGLNMEHSPGRPALLTLEQEQVLYRTLVEKKPVDVGFPAKMNWTSGIVRKWIKNEFQVEYSERGTRELLYRLGFAHTRPTYTMAKANPEQQEVFKQEFEVVKKLLNREIDRILFEDESMIRDYQALMSTWFPKGQQKIIPTYGKQRGAKLLATLDYETGDIYWEEHEQYDAQVFLSFLQNVISKYPEGKTIIVLDNARIHHAKLLQPFLDQNAGKLELMFLPPYSPEFNIVEGLWGWLKQSVIYNVFFSTTNEIRNAVKSFMDEISKEPMNIIDRLCVQM
- a CDS encoding FtsW/RodA/SpoVE family cell cycle protein, translating into MLVKLKNLDILILFILACFLVISTIVIYSATYGTKYQGLHINNAVMFLVLLIPMLLIACMDYRIIVRHLSWILYGISILLLVYVMFKGMTINGSRRWINLGIMQFQPSELAKVFVILLVAKLLEQRKGDTLHLFKDILPIGLLIAIPFFIVLTQPDLGTSIVFVCIFLGMLWIGNVRISHSIIGLVGLASMIAGITALYFYNFSLFSKIVKPHQLHRIQTFLNPASDPNQSWHVLNSIKAVGTGQFLGEGFKHGKFVQAGFIPYDYADSIFVVIGEEFGFAGSTVLILLYFILIYQLVKIAMDCDDLSGTYVVIGVISMFTLQIFENIAMHTGLMPLTGIALPFISYGGSSLMTNMISIGLVLSIKIHGKKPFLLGD